In Dyadobacter subterraneus, a single genomic region encodes these proteins:
- a CDS encoding DUF4920 domain-containing protein: MKKLFIFLLVLTGFSIAKAQTTAHFGKEINDKKAIQASALPAKMGNQEEMATKVTGTVESVCQVKGCWMKVKMDNGETMRVMFKDYSFFVPKDIAGKTVVFEGEAQMKTVPVEHLQHYAKDAGKSNEEIAKITEPKKELTFIADGVLVK, encoded by the coding sequence ATGAAAAAGTTATTTATATTTTTATTGGTACTAACAGGTTTTTCCATTGCCAAAGCGCAAACAACTGCTCATTTTGGTAAAGAAATTAATGACAAAAAAGCGATTCAGGCCAGTGCTTTACCAGCTAAAATGGGAAATCAGGAGGAAATGGCCACGAAGGTAACAGGTACTGTCGAATCGGTTTGTCAGGTAAAAGGCTGCTGGATGAAAGTGAAGATGGATAATGGCGAAACGATGCGTGTCATGTTTAAAGATTACTCATTTTTTGTGCCAAAAGATATTGCAGGAAAAACAGTGGTTTTTGAAGGAGAAGCACAAATGAAAACAGTTCCTGTTGAACACTTGCAGCATTATGCCAAAGATGCAGGAAAAAGTAATGAGGAGATTGCTAAAATAACAGAACCGAAAAAGGAGCTGACATTTATTGCGGATGGGGTTTTGGTGAAGTAA